GCTCTGCTCTGGTGTCTTCGCAAAGGAACGAGCGGGCTGGGCCGTGAGCCGGATATCCTGGGGGTCTTCCTGCCGCAGCGGTATTTGCGGGATCTCTCGCAGGGCCTGAACACCTTCATCGAGCAAGAGCTCGACAGCCCGAACCTGGGTACTGGTGAGGTCGTTACGCCGCCCCATGGTTAGACCGTCAACGTGACGGTCGTTGCGCCGCGCACCCTGCGCGCCGCTCGCGCGAGCATTGCCGGTGGAGTAGTCGATGCCAATGATAGCGCCCGTGGCGCCGACACCTCGTGCGAGAAGGGAAAGTTCACACTCGTGCCACAGGCCACGTCGAGCACCGTCAGACCCGGCTCGAGGAGGAAGCGTTGGAGAAATATCTCGCAGATCTGTGGTAAAATCTGTGTGGAGGAGACCCCGTATGGTAAAGACGCTTCAGAGCCTGGTGGTCGTATTGTGCTTGGCGATGTGGGCGGATGTGTTGCGGGCGGAGCAAAAGACGCAATCCCCCCATGTCCCGAAGGGATGTAAGCTCACCCTTCCAGCGGGGGACGCCGAGGCGGGAAAGACGGCGTTCCTCAAGATGGGATGCTACAGCTGCCACAAGGTGCCGGGAGGGGATTTTCCGGAGGCGCGCATCAGCGGTGGCGTCGGACCGGATCTCGTCCCCGCATATAGTCAACTGCCGCGAGAGTTCCTGGCAGAAGCCATCATCAATCCACACAGGTACATGTCCGGGACGTTGGAGCACTACCGGGGATCCGACAAGGTGTCGTCGGAGATGCGCGACTACAGTAGTGTCATGAGCGTACGCGAGCTGCTCGACATCGTGGAGTTTCTCAAACAACTGAACCACAAAACCGAAAACAAACCATAGCCGTTCGCCCTTGCCGCGCTGCGCGGCAAGAATGGGCGCAGAGGGAAGTGAAAGTGCGCAAG
The Candidatus Binatia bacterium DNA segment above includes these coding regions:
- a CDS encoding cytochrome c produces the protein MVKTLQSLVVVLCLAMWADVLRAEQKTQSPHVPKGCKLTLPAGDAEAGKTAFLKMGCYSCHKVPGGDFPEARISGGVGPDLVPAYSQLPREFLAEAIINPHRYMSGTLEHYRGSDKVSSEMRDYSSVMSVRELLDIVEFLKQLNHKTENKP